A window of Sphingorhabdus lacus contains these coding sequences:
- a CDS encoding M28 family peptidase, with translation MRDYILLPVVVALAIAIALITRVAPFGDGATGFNLKEAQVTLHAIASEPRSVGSVGHAKAQLWLLKRFSDLGLQVDTQSGIGVRQANFDARRKGAISVAPFNNIIATLPGRDRNKKAVALMAHYDSVFGSDGAADDGAGIASLLETARILAKGPKPARDVIFIATDSEELGLIGAQEFFDRHPLAKRIEAVVNVEARGSRGRAIMFQTSPGNAELIELWAANAVHPTGNSLANNVYQHLPNDTDLSVPLAKGITGINAAFIDRLKDYHMPTDTIENLDPHALRHLGNFALTTTKALAYAETLPKQGIEAAYFDFFGLFIVRYPMWFGWVLVAVGFAFLFTARLQRMGVRWPQVVGGALGVLGLMVGTGVIIHFVSAWAYGTGMIPLRERINEMGPALWMYVTFVSGVVLLARPKEALWVGSVVLMLCCALAAQIWMPGASWLFDWGGLIGAILVYLASRSGWQSSPVIYISALTGGLWGALLLTGVIVTYVSVAPMTPAPVALIIPFAITLIGPVIMAYGQLQNSRRVGGGLVALASLGAVWFALNPSFSERNPRPGDLFYYKDGNSGNSYWATSSTSHELPDGPATKISPKGFDSLRWKAVPAPASDVELPVVRLREQGDKIVLTMVSNDAPRLMNFIVKSKIPLINVDVNGKPVRVVPGTDIRLGWRSETPDAILQMRFDKESAGALDIDFVYAMAGMPQGAPPAGGPDTDWTRLNGAKVVSGSLNIAYGTNVASR, from the coding sequence ATGCGTGATTATATATTGTTGCCTGTCGTGGTCGCATTAGCCATTGCGATTGCGCTGATTACCCGTGTTGCCCCATTTGGAGATGGCGCGACCGGCTTTAACTTGAAAGAGGCGCAAGTGACCTTGCACGCCATCGCGTCCGAACCGAGATCGGTTGGATCCGTAGGGCATGCAAAAGCGCAGCTGTGGCTATTAAAGCGCTTTTCGGACCTGGGATTACAAGTTGATACACAATCGGGGATCGGTGTCCGGCAAGCCAATTTTGACGCACGCCGCAAAGGCGCAATCAGCGTGGCGCCGTTTAACAATATAATAGCGACATTGCCGGGACGTGACCGGAATAAAAAGGCTGTCGCATTGATGGCGCACTACGACAGTGTCTTTGGTTCGGATGGTGCCGCCGATGATGGTGCGGGTATCGCGTCCCTGCTCGAAACGGCCCGTATTCTTGCCAAAGGGCCGAAGCCCGCGCGCGACGTAATTTTTATCGCAACAGATTCCGAAGAACTGGGCTTGATCGGCGCACAGGAATTTTTTGATCGCCATCCTTTGGCAAAGCGTATTGAAGCCGTTGTCAACGTCGAAGCACGCGGATCGCGCGGACGCGCAATCATGTTCCAGACTTCGCCCGGAAATGCCGAGCTTATTGAATTATGGGCGGCTAATGCTGTCCACCCAACCGGCAATAGTCTGGCCAACAATGTGTATCAGCACCTGCCGAATGATACGGACCTGTCTGTACCGCTTGCTAAGGGCATTACAGGAATCAATGCGGCCTTTATCGATCGGTTAAAAGACTATCATATGCCGACCGATACGATCGAAAATCTCGATCCACACGCGCTGAGGCATTTGGGAAATTTCGCGCTGACAACGACCAAGGCACTTGCCTATGCCGAAACGCTTCCGAAGCAGGGTATCGAAGCTGCCTATTTTGACTTCTTCGGTTTGTTCATTGTTCGCTATCCCATGTGGTTTGGATGGGTACTCGTCGCAGTAGGCTTTGCGTTTTTGTTCACCGCCCGATTGCAGCGGATGGGTGTGCGTTGGCCGCAAGTGGTAGGTGGAGCGCTCGGCGTATTGGGCCTTATGGTCGGCACAGGTGTCATCATCCATTTTGTTTCGGCATGGGCCTACGGCACGGGTATGATACCCTTGCGTGAGCGTATAAACGAAATGGGCCCGGCGCTTTGGATGTATGTCACATTTGTCTCGGGTGTCGTCCTGCTCGCACGGCCGAAGGAGGCTTTGTGGGTTGGTTCCGTCGTCCTCATGCTATGCTGTGCGCTCGCGGCTCAAATCTGGATGCCCGGTGCCAGCTGGCTGTTCGACTGGGGCGGCTTGATTGGCGCCATATTGGTCTATCTGGCGTCCCGCTCAGGCTGGCAGTCTTCGCCGGTGATTTACATTAGTGCTCTGACCGGCGGTTTGTGGGGGGCATTATTGCTCACCGGTGTGATCGTAACCTATGTTTCGGTCGCGCCAATGACCCCGGCGCCGGTCGCGCTGATTATACCCTTTGCGATAACGCTCATTGGTCCTGTCATCATGGCTTATGGGCAGCTGCAGAATTCGAGGCGTGTCGGTGGCGGATTGGTGGCCCTCGCATCGCTCGGTGCCGTGTGGTTCGCTCTCAATCCCAGTTTCTCCGAGCGCAACCCGCGTCCGGGCGATCTGTTCTATTATAAGGATGGCAATAGCGGGAACAGCTATTGGGCGACCAGCTCGACTTCGCATGAGCTTCCCGATGGTCCCGCGACGAAGATTTCCCCGAAAGGATTTGACAGTCTTCGGTGGAAAGCGGTTCCTGCTCCCGCATCGGACGTAGAGTTGCCTGTCGTCCGTTTGCGCGAGCAAGGTGATAAAATCGTCCTGACAATGGTGAGCAATGATGCGCCGCGATTGATGAATTTCATCGTAAAATCCAAGATACCTTTGATCAATGTCGATGTGAACGGCAAACCGGTCCGCGTGGTACCGGGGACAGATATCCGGTTAGGATGGAGGTCGGAAACGCCGGACGCCATATTGCAAATGCGGTTTGACAAAGAAAGCGCGGGCGCGCTGGATATTGACTTTGTCTATGCGATGGCCGGTATGCCGCAAGGCGCGCCGCCAGCGGGCGGTCCGGACACGGATTGGACCCGACTCAATGGTGCGAAAGTGGTCAGCGGGTCTCTTAACATTGCCTATGGAACCAATGTAGCCAGCCGATAG